The genomic DNA ggaggaggaggaaggaatgtgGGGGGCTCTGGCCTACACAGGAGCATTTACTCCCAGTCCCAGCAGCAGTATCATTATCCTGCCTCCTCTTCTCAGGCGGGCTGCATGGAAATCCAGGAGCTGGCCTCCAAAAGAGTGGACATCCAAAAAAAGAGGTTTTATCTGGATGTGAAGCAGAGTTCCCGAGGCCGTTTCCTGAAGATAGCAGAGGTCTGGATAGGAAGAGGCAGACAGGACAATATCAGGAAAAGCAAACTGACTCTGTCCTTGTCAGTAGCTTCTGAGCTGAAGGATTGCCTGGGAGATTTCATAGAACACTATGCCCATTTGGGCCTGAAAGGCAGCCAGAGTCATCGGAATGATCATGCTAATGGCAAAGAGCAAGATTCAAGAAGGCGACAACACCATCACCCACCATCACCTCCAGCATCTGTTGGGTCAGAAGAGCATCTCCACAGTGTTTTAAAAACGGAGTATATTGAAAGAGACAATAGGAAGTATTACCTGGATCTGAAGGAGAACCAACGTGGACGTTTCCTAAGGATAAGGCAGACCTTGATTAGAGGACCCGGAATGATAGGATATTTTGGTCACAGTTTAGGACAAGAACAAACTATTGTCCTTCCAGCACAGGGGATGATTGagttcagggatgctttggtccAGCTCATTGAAGAGTATGGTGAAGGAGACATAGAAGAAAGGAGGAGTGGGGGCGATGAACCCCCTGAACTCCCAGAGGGGACTTCCTTTAGGGTGGACAACAAGAGGTTCTATTTTGATGTGGGGTCCAACAGGTATGGTATTTTTTTGAAGGTAAGTGAGGTGAGACCTCCATACCGTAACACCATCACTGTCCCATACAAAGCATGGACAAGATTTGGGGAAAACTTTATCAAGTATGAAGAAGAGATGAGGAGAATTTACAACGGCCATAAAGAGAAAAGAATGGATACCAGAGGGGACAGTGGTGAAGAACAAGAGGGTCTTGATTAGGATGTGTTTCAACAGGCCAAGAAGCAAAACAGAGATTTGGCCGGTGGTATTGATGTGTAGTAGTCGGAGGAAGTTGCCTttgattttgtaagttcttcccTGTTGTTGCATAATTCCAATCTGTATAATATTACAAGGGTCTGTTTTTCATCTTAAATTATATCCAGCAACATATCTGTGATTTCTTGAAGGAATAATTAACTGGCCAGTGGCTCTGATAAAAGTATGTATAGTAGCACTAAATTTATTGTGCCCTCTTAAATATTATGTATAAGGTTTGTGTTGCAGTGTAACATGGTAGAAGTGAGCCAGATGGAATTAATATCGTTTGATATTAACCACAGAGCATTTATGACCAAAACTGATCTTTACATTTTAAGTGTGTTTATTGGGAAGGTATCTTCTGCTTACTTTACAggaaaaacaatttgaagggGGTGGGATCACACCTTTATATTATGATGGCCAGTAGTTAATTAAATGGTTGCCCAATGTTATGATAGCTCAGTAATTTAAGTGTCCCAACAATATAAACCCATGTTTAATAGACTAGTTCCGAATAATGTTGATCTTGAATCATCCATTCTTTATGGATTGCTTACACCATGTGGGGAGAGTTTATTTAAATAGTGTAACAGAATTTCAAAAGCtatttttgtatttgtggggTTAAGGGGTTGCTTTGATGAGGGAATTTGGTAATCGATTGATGGTTGGGATTGAAATTATAAATTGAGtgattaagtgtgtgtgtgatgtgagAAAGTATTAGAATAACTTTTTTTATCTTTATACTTTGAAAAAATGCTTTGAGAGATTTTGGTGCAGCACTTAATTGGTATCAAGCAGATCTctggttttacattgttttagCTGAAGCATTCACTACATTCCTTTATAAAGGAAAATTATTTCCTATATAAGTGTTGTCTCTTAACACAATATTGTAAACCACAGTctatacattttttgttttgttttgttaaaacagAAACctattgttgggggcaaattagcttacagttgtaaaccgcttagacactgcttaggcagtatgaagcggtatataaatgaagcttgtttgttttgtttatgtgtaAAGATGCATGTAGAGACAATACCAACCAAAATAATCAAGAAAATGGCTGGAAGGGTCTATGTGGATTATGGGGGGGCAGGATACTTGTTACAAACTTTTTTTATGGGAAAAGCTTCTAACAGGGCTGCAATCCTACGTACATTAACCTGGGAATGAGGCCTAGTAGATACACTGAAACTGATTTCCAAGTAGACATGCCTAGGATTGCACtttaaatcagattttaaatTGGATCTAGAATGTTCTGTTTTCAAACAATTGCTTTAGACCTTGATACTGTGTAATTATTTCTGTCTATGAACAAGCTATTTTACATGTACAGAAGCATAACCTCATAGTCCTTTTCCAACTATTCACATTTGGCCATTTAAAGtccaaaagaaaattattttccataaCCCAAGCAATGGTAGCTTTACTTTTTTCTCTACTTGCTATTTCCATTACAACGTTGCATTAAACATGctctgtgtctccttttttcagGTTTATTTGTGAAGGTGGAAAATATAGCCCAACATTTATCTTGGTgccacagtattttttttcaaacatAAGGAAAAGAGTTTGCACCAAAATCATCAAATGAACTTTAGAAATGTGTGTTACAGTTgtgacagagaaaaagagaagtatGGACTTTAATTTCACTGTTTTAGG from Sceloporus undulatus isolate JIND9_A2432 ecotype Alabama chromosome 2, SceUnd_v1.1, whole genome shotgun sequence includes the following:
- the PURG gene encoding purine-rich element-binding protein gamma isoform X2; this translates as MEIQELASKRVDIQKKRFYLDVKQSSRGRFLKIAEVWIGRGRQDNIRKSKLTLSLSVASELKDCLGDFIEHYAHLGLKGSQSHRNDHANGKEQDSRRRQHHHPPSPPASVGSEEHLHSVLKTEYIERDNRKYYLDLKENQRGRFLRIRQTLIRGPGMIGYFGHSLGQEQTIVLPAQGMIEFRDALVQLIEEYGEGDIEERRSGGDEPPELPEGTSFRVDNKRFYFDVGSNRYGIFLKVSEVRPPYRNTITVPYKAWTRFGENFIKYEEEMRRIYNGHKEKRMDTRGDSGEEQEGLD
- the PURG gene encoding purine-rich element-binding protein gamma isoform X1; its protein translation is MERGRGGGGGRNVGGSGLHRSIYSQSQQQYHYPASSSQAGCMEIQELASKRVDIQKKRFYLDVKQSSRGRFLKIAEVWIGRGRQDNIRKSKLTLSLSVASELKDCLGDFIEHYAHLGLKGSQSHRNDHANGKEQDSRRRQHHHPPSPPASVGSEEHLHSVLKTEYIERDNRKYYLDLKENQRGRFLRIRQTLIRGPGMIGYFGHSLGQEQTIVLPAQGMIEFRDALVQLIEEYGEGDIEERRSGGDEPPELPEGTSFRVDNKRFYFDVGSNRYGIFLKVSEVRPPYRNTITVPYKAWTRFGENFIKYEEEMRRIYNGHKEKRMDTRGDSGEEQEGLD